A DNA window from Lachancea thermotolerans CBS 6340 chromosome G complete sequence contains the following coding sequences:
- a CDS encoding transcription activator GCR1-like domain-containing protein (conserved hypothetical protein), with protein sequence MEAPMNLDEVVNSFKNRVDQLSRDWDAIKSSFVGSQDEELKQLKVKFDLIQEQNSVILIDLYQLKKFLNLEDNNYNNVFSTVLDSPAGALHFPTASSERYAENAVPATSGVTYLGSVEQPRIHDTQSALRTQQLYSSASSKIQEKHPVHLHSLWSEIHSPLINDEISYWKKTRSPMSPQLFSHLRQQNPKPTINDENDATEYLGLSKLIGVETPSKNPREKTHGKLQMKPLNSSLLKSGQTPCSSRHLRYAKDAKDISAYVLKMSGNPKTVGDMYYEYEHQLRPQILEFEKRYGKGQISRLPKVRTYQRRRALINEIEKFARREGKSIEEAVQYFEEIRTQNKKTVPWLYNNLNRILQKYC encoded by the coding sequence ATGGAAGCTCCGATGAATTTGGACGAGGTTGTGAattcattcaaaaatagAGTCGATCAGCTTTCTCGAGACTGGGACGCAATTAAGTCATCCTTCGTCGGCTCtcaagatgaagaactaAAGCAGCTCAAAGTTAAATTCGATTTAATACAGGAGCAGAATTCGGTAATACTGATTGATTTGTatcagctcaaaaaattccTAAACTTGGAAGATAACAACTATAATAACGTATTCAGCACAGTCTTAGACTCTCCTGCTGGCGCGCTCCATTTTCCAACAGCATCTTCGGAGCGCTATGCGGAGAACGCAGTACCTGCTACCTCTGGAGTGACATACCTTGGCTCTGTTGAGCAGCCCCGGATACATGACACGCAAAGTGCGCTTCGTACTCAGCAGCTCTATAGTTCTGCgtcatcaaaaattcaagaaaagcATCCCGTTCATTTACACTCTCTGTGGTCTGAGATACACTCGCCCTTAATTAATGATGAGATCTCCTATTGGAAAAAGACACGGAGCCCAATGTCGCCACAACTTTTCTCGCACCTACGCCAACAAAACCCAAAACCAACCATaaatgatgaaaatgacgCTACTGAGTACTTGggactttcaaaattgatcGGCGTTGAAACACCGTCCAAAAACCCTCGTGAGAAAACTCATgggaagcttcaaatgaAGCCTCTAAACAGCAGCCTCCTCAAAAGCGGTCAGACGCCATGCAGTTCTAGGCACTTAAGGTATGCCAAAGACGCAAAGGATATTAGTGCATATGTTTTAAAAATGAGCGGCAATCCAAAAACAGTCGGGGACATGTATTATGAATACGAACATCAACTTAGACCACAAATCCTtgaatttgagaaaagaTACGGCAAGGGCCAGATATCGAGGCTACCTAAAGTTCGGACATACCAGCGGCGCCGCGCTTTGATaaatgaaattgaaaagtttgCAAGACGAGAGGGGAAGTCCATTGAAGAAGCAGTGCagtattttgaagaaatacgAACTCagaacaagaaaactgTTCCATGGCTATACAACAACTTGAATCGCATCTTGCAAAAGTATTGTTAA
- the CIC1 gene encoding Cic1p (similar to uniprot|P38779 Saccharomyces cerevisiae YHR052W CIC1 Core interacting component 1 ribosome biogenesis protein) → MAKSTPVKKRGGSKSTTPVSTPPVKTKKESRSGTPASTAGSTPVSTPSKKKKRAKKPATSVKVQEAAKPKEPETVVPKDRINKAVQELSKFTSKKQEDSTQLLDDDDELDKQVELIAVNTGSFTGNRKVFKPKQFKIEHSIFKPWKKASETSVKDFKTLLILRDQDAVKVSEDEIYDQLRDSGITIDTVIPGADLKTKYKSFEKRRAFIQDFSLILADDSVVTTLPKLLGGKAYEKVSTTPVPIRTNKKGVFSLTILSNSIKKVFEHSLPAKMPRGTTLSVHLGNLNWFTADELTQNILTVVEQLVKEFQVRSVFLKSNKSPVLPLYYNQAVLDDLAKQTKEDSKDTATRKVTIDGTELELSAFEAALMEIANPDELDKVFAGRINRAKKRAAESEEESAPDSKKAKA, encoded by the coding sequence ATGGCCAAATCAACACCtgtcaaaaagagaggagGTTCCAAGTCTACGACTCCAGTGTCTACGCCTCCTGTGAAGaccaaaaaagagagtAGAAGCGGTACACCAGCTTCTACAGCAGGCTCCACTCCCGTCTCTACTccctccaagaagaagaagagagctaAGAAGCCAGCAACCTCCGTAAAAGTGCAGGAGGCTGCGAAGCCCAAAGAGCCAGAGACTGTTGTGCCCAAGGACAGAATTAACAAGGCTGTCCAGGAACTGTCTAAATTCACTTCTAAAAAACAAGAGGATTCCACTCAGCTTTTggatgatgacgatgagCTCGACAAGCAAGTCGAGTTGATTGCAGTCAACACTGGGTCGTTCACCGGCAACAGAAAGGTTTTCAAGCCTAAACAGTTCAAAATTGAACACTCCATTTTCAAGCCCTGGAAGAAGGCTAGCGAGACCTCTGtgaaagacttcaaaactctTTTGATTCTCAGGGACCAGGATGCTGTCAAGGTGTCCGAGGATGAAATATATGACCAATTGCGTGACTCCGGTATTACCATCGACACCGTGATCCCCGGCGCCGATTTGAAGACTAAGTACAAGTCATTCGAAAAGAGAAGAGCCTTTATCCAGGATTTCTCGCTGATCTTGGCTGACGACTCTGTGGTTACCACACTACCTAAGTTATTAGGCGGTAAAGCTTACGAAAAGGTTTCTACGACCCCCGTTCCAATCAGAACCAACAAGAAGGGCGTTTTCTCTCTCACCATACTATCAAACAGTATCAAGAAGGTCTTCGAACACTCCCTGCCAGCTAAGATGCCTCGCGGCACAACACTGAGCGTGCACCTAGGAAATCTCAACTGGTTCACCGCTGACGAGCTAACGCAGAATATCCTGACGGTTGTCGAGCAACTTGTTAAGGAATTCCAGGTCAGATCTGTTTTCCTCAAGTCCAACAAGTCGCCAGTGCTTCCTCTTTACTACAACCAAGCTGTGCTTGATGACTTGGCTAAACAAACTAAGGAAGACTCTAAAGATACCGCCACCCGCAAAGTCACCATTGATGGTACTGAGCTTGAGCtatctgcttttgaagctgcctTGATGGAAATCGCCAATCCTGACGAGCTAGATAAGGTGTTTGCTGGTCGCATCAACAGAGCTAAGAAAAGAGCGGCGGAATCCGAGGAAGAGAGCGCACCCGACTCAAAGAAGGCCAAAGCATAA
- the ERC1 gene encoding Erc1p (similar to uniprot|P38767 Saccharomyces cerevisiae YHR032W Hypothetical ORF): MAPPSKQFTHTTGERRSSVIHSSGIIKGGIFAPVDYIPQEENAIGDVDSDDGENRYESLLDSNNAYTLQGEGLSSYGATSDSNNGASKRSSSRNSYSRDLLEEERDLLLDNKLISDDGPLNSVPEEEEEQIRQTWEDALNSGKIISTTYRRECQVLMKNAFPLIFTFVLQNSLSLASVFTTSHLGIKELGGITLGSMTANITGFAAIQGLCTCLDTLCSQAYGAKNYHLVGILLQRCALITIIFFTPILCIWWLWSEAILAALIPERELCRLAANYLKVVALGVPGFVFFECGKRFLQCQGIFHASTIVLLFCAPFNAVMNYMLVLDKRFGIGYLGAPISVAVNYWLMALGLLLYTMFTNHKINPRKCWSGTIKPNQIFKNWRKMFSLALPGIVMVEAEFLGFEILTIFASHLGTRELGAQSIVSTIASLAYQVPFSISISTSTRVANFIGASLYQNCIATCKVSLLLSAVASCFNMTIIYAYRVPLANAFSKEPDVVNLVVSVLPLLAFMQIFDAFNACTAGCLRGQGQQKIGGYINVLAFYCVGIPMSYFLTFNCGLGMAGLWYGITSALVFMSIFQSYAVFSCNWKEAIQAAKSRNSEGSRV, encoded by the coding sequence ATGGCCCCTCCTTCGAAACAGTTTACGCACACTACAGGCGAAAGACGATCGTCTGTAATCCACTCTAGCGGCATCATAAAGGGTGGGATCTTTGCGCCTGTAGACTACATtccacaagaagaaaatgccaTTGGAGACGTGGACTCCGACGACGGGGAAAACCGATACGAATCGCTTCTCGACTCCAACAACGCCTACACTTTACAAGGCGAAGGTCTATCCTCTTATGGCGCTACCAGCGACTCAAACAATGGCGCTAGCAAGCGGAGCAGCTCACGAAACTCATACTCGCGTGACTTGCTCGAAGAGGAGCGCGACCTCTTGCTGGAcaacaagctcatcagTGACGATGGCCCTCTGAACAGTGTCccagaggaagaagaggaacaGATTCGCCAGACTTGGGAGGATGCTCTCAACTCTGGTAAGATCATTAGCACCACTTACCGCAGAGAGTGCCAAGTGCTGATGAAAAATGCCTTCCCTCTAATCTTCACATTTGTCCTGCAGAATTCTCTATCGCTGGCCTCTGTTTTCACTACTTCACATCTGGGgatcaaagagcttggcGGAATCACGTTAGGATCTATGACTGCCAACATTACAGGCTTTGCTGCCATTCAAGGGCTGTGCACATGTCTTGACACTCTGTGTTCGCAGGCTTATGGTGCCAAAAACTACCATTTGGTTGGCATTTTATTACAGAGATGCGCTCTCATTACGATTATATTTTTTACACCTATTCTTTGCATTTGGTGGCTTTGGTCAGAAGCTATCCTTGCTGCTCTTATACCCGAACGCGAGCTTTGCAGACTTGCGGCAAACTACTTAAAGGTTGTCGCCCTTGGTGTTCCAGGATTTGTATTCTTTGAGTGCGGTAAAAGATTTTTGCAGTGCCAAGGCATTTTCCATGCCTCCACAAttgttcttttgttctGCGCTCCTTTCAATGCTGTTATGAATTACATGCTCGTACTTGACAAAAGGTTCGGTATTGGGTACTTGGGGGCTCCTATCAGCGTGGCAGTCAACTACTGGTTGATGGCGTTGGGGCTGCTGCTCTACACTATGTTTACGAATCATAAAATAAACCCTCGCAAGTGTTGGAGTGGAACCATCAAACCTAATcagattttcaaaaactggagaAAAATGTTCAGCTTGGCCCTACCAGGTATCGTGATGGTTGAGGCAGAATTTTTGGggtttgaaattttgacTATCTTTGCTTCACACCTGGGTACCCGCGAATTGGGAGCACAGTCCATTGTTTCTACAattgcttctttggcttATCAAGTCCCATTCTCGATCTCAATATCCACAAGTACCCGTGTTGCAAACTTCATTGGAGCATCTCTCTATCAAAATTGTATTGCAACTTGCAAAGTCTCATTACTATTATCTGCCGTTGCCAGCTGTTTCAACATGACAATTATTTATGCATACAGGGTTCCACTAGCTAATGCTTTTTCGAAAGAGCCTGATGTCGTGAACTTGGTTGTGAGTGTTTTGCCTTTGCTTGCGTTCAtgcaaatttttgatgctttcaATGCGTGCACTGCTGGCTGTCTGAGAGGCCAAGGTCAGCAAAAAATTGGCGGTTATATAAACGTTTTGGCCTTCTACTGCGTTGGGATCCCTATGTCATATTTCTTGACTTTCAACTGCGGCTTGGGTATGGCTGGTCTTTGGTACGGTATCACAAGTGCCTTAGTGTTTATGAGCATTTTCCAGAGCTATGCCGTCTTTTCTTGTAACTGGAAAGAAGCCATACAGGCTGCTAAATCAAGAAATTCTGAAGGCAGTAGAGTTTGA
- the ELF1 gene encoding Elf1p (similar to uniprot|P36053 Saccharomyces cerevisiae YKL160W ELF1 Protein of unknown function deletion inhibits Brome mosaic virus expression), translated as MGKRKKSSRGPAKRVVQKLDLTFNCLFCNHEKSITCTLDKKNGIGSLSCKVCGQNFQTHINALSQPVDVYSDWFDAVEEVNAGKVSESEGESDSASDYESDSDAEQVDKRRAQIDSDEEEISEDEDAIGSSKRGRGKIVDSDEDEDD; from the coding sequence ATGGGtaagagaaagaagtctTCAAGAGGTCCAGCAAAAAGAGTGGTGCAGAAGCTGGATTTGACGTTTAACTGCTTGTTTTGCAATCACGAGAAATCTATTACGTGCACActcgacaagaagaacgGCATAGGGTCGTTGTCATGCAAAGTATGCGGACAAAATTTCCAGACACATATCAATGCACTCTCACAACCGGTGGATGTATATAGCGACTGGTTTGACGCGGTCGAGGAAGTTAACGCGGGCAAGGTGAGTGAATCTGAGGGCGAAAGCGATTCTGCAAGCGACTATGAAAGCGATTCCGACGCAGAACAGGTTGACAAGAGGCGTGCGCAGATTGACTCggacgaggaagaaatctcagaggacgaagacgcCATAGGGAGCTCCAAACGGGGAAGGGGCAAGATCGTGGATtctgacgaagacgaggacgacTGA
- the RCN1 gene encoding Rcn1p (similar to uniprot|P36054 Saccharomyces cerevisiae YKL159C) produces the protein MATNTLIITSDKKDVTQGETADQVRKFLESQVLTRYSVTRADAMQLVALPSLQRLILVCPSVEIAQEAMTAKARHPDLESLQFRFSVADTTLDSRKQYLKLPPKQSMFLVSPPTSPPPEFDYSRLEETPNREKGLAPVSHHSQTSAAQPAEQALLSTGHYVLLETPRASITLDCCTRDTDAGDEPATDHVSVSGVRTGMPPRSIFDDVED, from the coding sequence ATGGCCACCAATACGCTGATTATTACGTCGGACAAAAAAGATGTCACCCAGGGCGAAACCGCGGACCAGGTTCGCAAGTTTTTAGAATCACAGGTGCTGACCCGCTACAGCGTTACACGAGCCGATGCAATGCAGCTCGTGGCTCTCCCATCACTACAAAGATTGATCCTGGTGTGTCCGAGTGTAGAGATAGCACAAGAGGCCATGACGGCCAAGGCGCGTCACCCAGATCTAGAATCGCTGCAATTTCGTTTCTCGGTCGCAGACACCACGCTTGATTCGCGCAAGCAGTATCTGAAGCTGCCTCCAAAGCAGTCCATGTTCTTGGTGTCTCCGCCCACATCGCCCCCACCTGAATTTGACTACTCACGCCTGGAGGAGACACCCAACCGTGAAAAGGGACTTGCTCCTGTAAGTCACCATTCTCAAACATCTGCGGCCCAGCCGGCTGAACAAGCGCTCCTGAGCACAGGCCATTACGTTCTATTGGAAACTCCACGGGCATCTATTACATTGGACTGCTGTACCAGAGATACAGATGCGGGCGACGAGCCGGCAACTGATCACGTGAGTGTATCTGGAGTTCGCACAGGCATGCCCCCACGTTCCATATTTGATGATGTAGAGGACTGA
- the RRM3 gene encoding DNA helicase (similar to uniprot|P38766 Saccharomyces cerevisiae YHR031C RRM3 DNA helicase involved in rDNA replication and Ty1 transposition structurally and functionally related to Pif1p) produces the protein MFSQRSKRTKSSHDSSKTGPKSHISSSDAPTMRQKTVTSFFAKKTRRLVGTSSLAAEPHKSVLMGRKPLFESQGSFDEENRDEELKHMLNEKPLNNFKSLSRSPSSLSTSSGQVTATQASLTSFGSSQHFVKYSPFSSSFTEGLDGGMVSSTQRAPEKRPPPSHFSFSLNKKIKSSRAGPSTSQSLTKASGSNPQLDLTKEQRQVIDLIVSQRKNVFYTGSAGTGKSIVLRELVRQLRARYGDAAVAVTASTGLAAVNIGGMTVNRFSGINIGIGSVQKLAAQVKRNKTNSERWKRTSVLIIDEVSMIDGRFLDKMDFVARDVRRVHDKPFGGIQLVMTGDFFQLPPVADRDRSVPKPPFCFESKVWRQAIDKTICLTQVFRQKDQELVDLLNSIRFGVINTKVAQQIRSFEREVNYSDGIMPTELYPTRREVEMSNKRMLDRLPGDVKVFHAQDQATSDNPYLLKILDSLMVEKNIALKEDAQVMMIKNMDETLVNGSVGKLLFFTTELLHQKMLELFPATKLSDPDLVLDMRLVSRCIGVASQNYPPDIKAAINQRPLHRTEQLSLLLKVAEREDKGLAFPFIRFTTPSNGFRYELILPAEFTIDVPAQKTSVSRTQLPLILCWALSIHKAQGQTIDRLKVDLKKVFEEGQVYVALSRAVSKERLQIVNFDPRVIKANEKVKSFYQTLEVL, from the coding sequence atgTTTTCTCAGAGGAGTAAAAGGACGAAATCGAGTCATGAtagctcaaaaactggTCCAAAAAGTCatatttcaagctctgacGCACCAACGATGCGCCAGAAGACAGTCACGAGCttttttgcaaagaaaacacGTCGGTTGGTTGGTACATCGAgtttagccgccgagccGCACAAATCGGTTTTAATGGGAAGGAAGCCGCTTTTCGAGTCCCAAGGATCTTTTGATGAGGAGAACAGGGACGAAGAATTGAAGCACATGCTTAACGAGAAACCTCTCAATAACTTCAAGTCGCTATCGCGATCACCGTCGTCTCTATCGACAAGTTCAGGTCAGGTTACGGCAACTCAAGCATCTTTGACTAGTTTTGGTTCCTCTCAGCATTTCGTAAAATACTCGCCATTTTCGAGCTCGTTTACGGAAGGACTCGATGGCGGAATGGTTTCTTCCACACAAAGAGCTCCTGAGAAGAGGCCGCCTCCTTCACACTTTTCGTTTTCTCTTAacaaaaagatcaagtcGAGCCGAGCTGGTCCTTCGACTTCTCAATCCTTGACCAAAGCCAGCGGTAGCAATCCGCAGCTGGATCTGACAAAAGAACAACGCCAGGTTATAGACCTCATTGTTTCTCAGCGGAAGAATGTTTTCTACACGGGGTCCGCGGGTACTGGTAAATCAATAGTTCTTAGAGAGCTAGTGAGGCAACTCCGAGCACGCTATGGTGATGCCGCAGTAGCTGTCACAGCTTCAACTGGTCTGGCGGCAGTCAACATTGGAGGGATGACCGTTAACAGATTTTCGGGGATCAACATTGGTATAGGCAGCGTCCAAAAGCTAGCGGCACAGGTTAAGCGGAACAAGACAAATAGCGAAAGGTGGAAGCGAACTAGTGTTCTCATCATTGATGAGGTTTCCATGATTGATGGAAGGTTTCTGGACAAAATGGACTTCGTAGCCAGAGACGTTCGCAGAGTTCATGATAAGCCTTTTGGTGGTATACAGCTTGTGATGACAGGAgatttttttcagctgcCACCGGTAGCTGATAGGGACCGTAGCGTACCTAAACCACCgttttgctttgaaagcaaaGTTTGGCGCCAGGCGATTGATAAAACAATCTGCCTAACGCAGGTTTTCAGACAAAAAGATCAGgagcttgttgatttgCTGAACAGCATAAGATTTGGTGTGATAAACACGAAGGTTGCACAACAAATTAGAAGCTTCGAAAGAGAAGTTAACTACTCGGATGGTATTATGCCCACTGAACTGTACCCCACTCGTCGTGAGGTTGAAATGTCAAACAAGCGAATGCTCGACCGATTGCCGGGAGATGTTAAAGTCTTTCACGCGCAGGATCAAGCAACGAGCGACAATCCATACTTATTGAAAATCCTGGACTCACTGATGGTAGAGAAAAATATAGCGTTAAAAGAAGACGCGCAGGTTATGATGATCAAGAACATGGACGAAACACTCGTGAATGGGTCGGTgggaaaacttctttttttcacGACCGAGCTTCTCCACCAAAAGATGTTAGAGCTCTTCCCTGCAACTAAACTGAGCGACCCTGATCTTGTTTTAGACATGAGGCTAGTAAGCCGCTGCATTGGAGTGGCTTCTCAGAATTACCCACCAGATATAAAAGCGGCCATAAATCAAAGGCCCTTGCACAGAACGGAACAGCTAAGTCTTCTACTCAAAGTTGCAGAGCGCGAAGACAAGGGCTTGGCATTTCCTTTTATTCGTTTTACTACGCCGTCTAATGGCTTCAGATATGAACTTATTCTTCCGGCTGAATTTACGATAGATGTTCCAGCACAAAAGACAAGTGTCAGCAGGACTCAATTGCCCCTTATATTGTGCTGGGCTCTTTCCATACACAAAGCGCAAGGTCAAACGATAGATAGATTAAAGGTTGACctcaaaaaagtctttgaagaaggacagGTTTACGTGGCCCTTTCTAGGGCTGTCTCCAAAGAGAGACTTCAAATTGTTAACTTCGACCCTCGAGTAATAAAGGCAAACGAAAAGGTTAAGAGCTTTTACCAAACGTTGGAAGTTCTCTga
- the SMF2 gene encoding divalent metal ion transporter SMF2 (similar to uniprot|P38778 Saccharomyces cerevisiae YHR050W SMF2 Divalent metal ion transporter) produces MSAYAPVRRSEANEDDVPRPSLAEEPGVKQSNRLVAIIRKYGRFIGPGLMVSVSYMDPGNFSTAVAAGSAHRYKMLFSVLVANLLAAFWQCLCAKLGAVTGLDLAQNCRRHLPPNLNLALYILAEVAIIATDLAEVVGTAISLNILFNVPLAFGVVLTVVDVLIVLMAYKPNGSLKLIRWFEMFVSLLVVATVVCFTIELFSVSISNVGDVFKGFLPSKAVVADDGIYLSLAILGATVMPHSLYLGSGVVQPRLRNYDISNGHYKPNETDVDNNHDNYRPSFDAINDTLNFTIAELLVSLFTVALFVNCSILIVAGATLYGTSENAVDADLFSIYDLLCKSLSKAAGTVFVLALLFSGQSAGIVCTLSGQMVSEGFLNWSVAPALRRSLTRAVAITPCLILVLVAGRRGLSGALNASQVVLSLLLPFVSAPLLYFTSNKEIMRVEVANNCYYDMRDVGIPLQDLCENAEDNTSDAVPETQPKYVDMSNSMFTTVCAVVLWVCISGLNFYLLASFSVGQETHL; encoded by the coding sequence ATGTCTGCATACGCGCCTGTGCGACGCTCCGAAGCCAATGAAGACGATGTACCGCGGCCAAGCCTCGCTGAAGAGCCGGGCGTCAAACAATCGAACAGGCTGGTCGCAATCATTCGAAAATACGGCAGATTCATTGGGCCTGGACTCATGGTATCAGTGTCTTACATGGACCCGGGGAATTTCAGCACAGCAGTTGCAGCAGGCTCCGCACACCGTTATAAAATGCTTTTCTCGGTGCTTGTGGCTAACCTTCTGGCTGCGTTTTGGCAGTGCCTCTGCGCTAAGCTCGGGGCAGTAACAGGGCTTGATTTGGCACAGAACTGCAGGAGGCATTTGCCCCCAAATCTAAATCTCGCGCTTTATATTTTGGCCGAGGTGGCCATTATCGCAACAGATCTGGCGGAAGTGGTTGGTACGGCAATCTCACTGAACATCCTGTTTAACGTGCCGCTGGCATTCGGCGTGGTGCTTACTGTTGTTGACGTTCTGATTGTGCTCATGGCCTACAAGCCCAACGGATCGCTGAAGTTAATAAGATGGTTCGAAATGTTTGTGTCTCTTTTAGTGGTCGCAACCGTTGTGTGCTTCACGATAGAACTGTTTTCAGTGAGCATCTCAAACGTCGGCGATGTCTTCAAAGGTTTCCTTCCTAGTAAGGCCGTGGTCGCGGACGATGGCATTTACCTCAGTTTGGCTATTCTGGGCGCAACCGTCATGCCGCACAGTCTTTACCTGGGCTCTGGAGTAGTACAGCCAAGACTTCGCAACTACGACATTAGCAATGGTCACTACAAGCCCAATGAGACTGATGTGGACAACAACCACGACAACTACAGGCCCTCTTTCGATGCAATCAATGATACGCTAAACTTCACCATTGCGGAGCTGCTGGTCTCGCTCTTCACGGTAGCGCTCTTTGTGAACTGTTCCATTTTGATAGTGGCAGGAGCTACGCTCTACGGTACTTCTGAAAACGCTGTCGACGCAGACCTTTTTAGCATCTACGACCTGTTGTGCAAAAGCTTGTCGAAGGCTGCGGGGACAGTATTCGTCTTAGCATTGCTGTTTTCGGGCCAATCTGCAGGAATCGTGTGCACTTTGAGCGGTCAGATGGTCTCAGAGGGCTTTTTGAACTGGAGTGTCGCTCCAGCTCTCAGAAGGTCGCTGACGCGGGCCGTGGCAATCACACCTTGCCTGATCCTGGTCTTAGTTGCCGGCCGCAGGGGCCTTTCAGGGGCCCTGAATGCTTCACAAGTTGTCCTGTCTCTACTGCTACCCTTCGTGTCCGCGCCCCTCCTCTATTTTACAAGCAACAAGGAAATCATGCGCGTCGAGGTCGCTAACAACTGCTACTACGATATGCGCGACGTTGGTATTCCGCTGCAGGATCTCTGTGAAAATGCCGAAGACAATACCTCAGACGCCGTGCCGGAAACACAGCCCAAGTACGTGGACATGAGTAATAGCATGTTCACCACGGTGTGCGCTGTGGTGCTCTGGGTTTGCATCTCGGGTCTGAACTTTTACTTGCTCGCGAGCTTTTCCGTGGGCCAAGAAACGCATCTGTAA
- the FSH1 gene encoding putative serine hydrolase (highly similar to uniprot|P38777 Saccharomyces cerevisiae YHR049W), translating to MSAPKLLFLHGFLQNGKVFSEKSSGIRKLLKKANVQCDYIDGPTTLERKDLPFEMDDEKWQATVDAQLNKSWFFHSDISKELDLTTAIQTVSDHIKANGPYDGIVGFSQGAAVAAIITNRITQLVPDHPPFKVSLIFSGYSFTEPDPEHEGQLRITEKFKQDFTPAPESPTKMLFVYGASDQAVPATRSKYLQEIYASSSPENVKAFEHPGGHMVPNKKDIIRPIVDEICSAVQSQ from the coding sequence ATGTCAGCTCCAAAACTGTTATTTTTGCATGGATTCTTGCAAAACGGCAAGGTTTTCTCCGAGAAGTCTTCCGGAAtcagaaagcttttgaaaaaggctaATGTGCAATGCGACTACATTGACGGGCCTACTACTTTGGAGCGTAAAGACCTGCCTTTCGAGATGGATGACGAGAAATGGCAAGCCACTGTCGATGCTCAGTTGAACAAGTCGTGGTTTTTCCACAGTGATATCTCTAAAGAGCTGGACCTGACAACAGCGATCCAGACTGTCTCCGATCACATTAAAGCCAATGGCCCTTACGATGGTATAGTTGGATTCTCCCAGGGTGCTGCCGTGGCCGCCATCATCACAAACAGAATTACGCAACTGGTGCCAGACCACCCACCTTTCAAGGTTAGTTTGATCTTCTCAGGTTACTCGTTCACAGAGCCCGACCCAGAGCACGAGGGACAGCTCCGTATCAccgagaagttcaagcaaGATTTCACTCCCGCTCCTGAGAGCCCAACAAAGATGCTATTTGTATACGGTGCAAGTGATCAGGCCGTCCCTGCCACCAGATCCAAGTACCTGCAAGAGATTTACGCTAGTAGTTCTCCCGAGAATGTTAAAGCGTTCGAGCATCCCGGTGGACACATGGTGCccaacaagaaggacaTCATCAGACCAATTGTTGATGAGATCTGCTCCGCAGTCCAATCACAGTAA
- the COX6 gene encoding cytochrome c oxidase subunit VI (similar to uniprot|P00427 Saccharomyces cerevisiae YHR051W COX6 Subunit VI of cytochrome c oxidase which is the terminal member of the mitochondrial inner membrane electron transport chain expression is regulated by oxygen levels), which translates to MFSRTLLRSVRVNRSLLSRQGSSAVRAMPKLAQFQAIRKYSDHYENETFEEFTSRYEKEFEQAYDLFEVQRVLNNCFSYDLVPAPAVVEKALRAARRVNDLPTAIRVFEALKYKVENEDQYKAYLEELKDVREELGVPLKEELFTEEEAH; encoded by the coding sequence atgttttcaagaactctaTTGAGAAGCGTGCGCGTGAACAGAAGCTTGTTGTCCCGTCAGGGTTCAAGCGCTGTGAGAGCTATGCCAAAGCTAGCTCAATTCCAGGCCATAAGAAAGTACTCCGACCACTATGAGAACGAAACCTTCGAGGAATTTACATCCAGATATGAAAAAGAATTCGAGCAGGCGTACGACTTATTCGAGGTGCAGAGAGTTTTGAACAACTGCTTCTCGTATGACTTGGTGCCAGCTCCAGCTGTGGTGGAGAAGGCCCTGAGAGCGGCGAGAAGAGTCAACGACTTGCCTACCGCCATCCGTGTTTTCGAGGCGCTCAAATACAAGGTCGAGAACGAGGACCAGTACAAGGCTTACCTGGAGGAGCTGAAGGACGTCAGAGAGGAGCTCGGTGTCCCGTTGAAGGAGGAGCTTTTCACTGAAGAGGAGGCTCATTAA